A genomic segment from Nicotiana sylvestris chromosome 1, ASM39365v2, whole genome shotgun sequence encodes:
- the LOC138873864 gene encoding uncharacterized protein — protein MSIGEIPYSLVYRTDTVILVEVEEPSLRCSYESGSINGESRRHDLNEVEEQRYMAYIRMVAQKQQVERYYNKKAKVRPLKVEDYILKAKTQADKDAREGKLGTNWDDPYKITATSSKGSFQLETMEGKLLPNN, from the coding sequence ATGAGCATAGGAGAAATTCCATACTCGCTGGTCTATAGGACTGATACAGTAATACTGGTCGAGGTCGAAGAGCCAAGTCTGAGGTGCTCATACGAGAGTGGGTCAATTAACGGCGAGAGTAGAAGACATGACCTTAATGAGGTCGAAGAACAAAGATACATGGCTTACATAAGGATGGTCGCTCAGAAACAACAGGTAGAGCGATACTACAACAAGAAAGCCAAGGTCAGACCGCTCAAAGTAGAGGACTACATACTCAAAGCCAAAACACAGGCAGACAAGGACGCACGAGAAGGAAAGCTAGGGACTAATTGGGACGACCCATACAAAATCACAGCAACATCAAGCAAAGGGTCATTCCAACTGGAAACAATGGAAGGGAAACTACTGCCAAACAACTAG
- the LOC138873868 gene encoding uncharacterized protein, with the protein MKKNIVAYVARCLNCQQIKYEHKKPGGLLWKLEISEWKWERITMNFVVGLPRTQWKFNAVWVIVDRLTKSAHFILEEVTYSSEWRKSIAPVSPMKGVMRFGKKGKLSPRYIGPFEILEMVGDVAYMLALPPSLSAVHPVFHVSMRRKCHGDPSYVLDFSSFQLDKDLTYEEELITSLAPPVRQLRSKSYPSIQVQWTGQLIKAAI; encoded by the exons atgaaaaagaatatagttgcatatgtagctcgatgTCTGAATTGTCAGCAAATCAAGTATGAGCATAAAaaacctggtggtttgctttggAAGTTAGAAAtttctgagtggaagtgggagcgtatcactatgaattttgttgttggactcccacggactcagtgGAAGTtcaacgcagtatgggtcattgtggacaggttgaccaagtcagcacatttcattctagaggaagttacctattcttcagagtg GAGAAAGAGTATTGCTCCggtttcacctatgaaaggtgtaatgagattcggaaagaagggcaagttgagccctaggtatatcggacctTTTGAAATTCTTGAAATGGTGGGTGATGTAGCCTACATGCTTGCACTACCACCTAGTTTATCAGCAGTTCATCCGGTGTTCCATGTATCCATGCGTCGAAAATGCCATGGTGATCCGTCTTATGTATTAGACTTCAGCTCATTCCAATTGGACaaagatttgacttatgaggaggagctgatAACTAGTCTAGCCCCGCCTGTCCGACAGTTGAGATCTAAGAGTTATCCTTCCATCCAGGTGCAATGGACAGGTCAACTGATTAAGGCAGCTATCTAG